From Acidobacteriota bacterium:
CGGCTATCATCCCGTCGCCCTCGAGACGGTGAACATCATGCCCAGCCTCCAGACCGGCCTGATCGACACGGTAGCCATGCCCCCATTCTTTGCCCTGGCCAGCCAACTGGACGCCCAGGCATCCAACATGCTGCTGCTCAACTGGGGACCACTGGTGGGCGGCACCGTCGTCACGCGGAAAACCTGGGAGAAAATCCCGGCCGAACTGCGTCCCGCCCTGCTCAAGATGGCTGCCGATGCGGGCCGGGAGATCAAGGCCGCCGGACGGGCGGAGAACGAGCGCTCCGTGGAGGCGCTCAAAAAGCGCGGGGTGAAGGTCACCGTGCCCACGCCCGAGATCGAAGCCGAGTGGCGCAAAGCCGTGGACCCCTACCGGGACAAGATCCGCGGTCGGCTGGTTCCCGCCGATCTCTTCGATGAAGTCGCCCGGTTTCTAAAAGAGTACCGGTCCCAAGCCGGGGCGGCCGGCCGATGAGTGTCGACCCCCCCGTCGAGCTCCCGCAACGGGAGCCGGGCCATGCGCGCCCCGCTTGGCAGCGCGCCCTGGTCAGCGGGGAGAACCTGCTGGTGGTGCTGCCGTTGGCCGCGCTGGTGGTGTTGCCACTGGCTGAAATCGTTCTTCGGGCTCTGTTCCGCACCGGCATTTCCGGCTCCAGCACCATCGTGCAGCACATGTGCCTGTTCGTGGGCATGTTCGGCGGCGCCATCGCCGCCCGCGAAAACCGGCTGCTGTCACTGTCCACCGTCACCACCTTTTTGAGCGGCCGCGCCAAATCCACGGCCCGGCTTATCAGTAGCAGCGTCGCGGCGGCGGTCACCCTGTTCCTGTGCGTCGCCAGCTTCGAATACATCCAGGCGATGCGCCCGCTCGCCAAGGTGCTGGTGTACGGAATCCCGGTATGGGTCGTCCAGCTCGTGCTGCCGGTGGGCTTCGCCCTGGTGGTGCTCCGCCTGATCTGGCACGCCGGTTCCGGGTGGCGAGAGCGCGTCATCGCCTGCGCGCTGGCTGCCGGCCTGGCGGTGCTGGCCGTCGGGCTGCCGTTCGAGCCCGAGCTGCTCATGGTGCCGGCGCTGGTGGTGCTGGGCTTCGCCATCCTGCTGGGCGCCCCCGTGTTCACAGCCCTGGGCGGCGCCGCCCTCATCCTGTTCTGGGGACAGGGCGAACCCACCCTCTCCATCCCGCTGAAGCATTACGGGCTGGTGACCAATCCCACCCTGCCCAGCATTCCGCTGTTCACGCTGGCCGGGTATTTCCTCGCCGAAGGGGGCGCGTCGCGACGGCTGGTCCGCGTGTTCCAGACCCTGGTGGGCGCATTTCGCGGCGGACCGGCGTTGGTGGCCGTGCTGGTCTGCGCTTTCTTCACCTCGTTCACCGGCGCCTCAGGCGTGACGATCCTGGCCCTGGGCGGCCTGCTTATGCCCGTGCTGCTCGCCGCCGGCTACCGCGAGCGTCCCGCGCTGGGTCTGCTCACCGGCGCCGGTTCGCTGGGGCTCCTGTTTCCGCCGTGCCTGCCGCCGATCCTTTATGTCATCGTGGCCAACACCAGTGCTCAGGCCAACATCACCATCCAGCAGATCTTTCTCGGCGGTATGGGACCGGGCGTCCTGCTGGTGATCCTGACGGCCTGGTGGGGGATGCGCCAGGGGCCGAGGATCAAATCGGGCGGCCGCCTCATCGACTGGCGCGAGGCCGGATCAGCGGTCTGGGCCGCCAAGTGGGAACTGCTCATCCCGGTGGTGGCGCTGGCGGCGCTGTTTTCCGGCTACGCCACGCCCGTGGAGGCGGCGGCGGTGACCGCCCTATACGCCTTTCTGTGCGAGAGCGTCATCCACCGGGACCTGCGCATCGTTCGCGACGTCCCCCGGGTCATGACCGAGTGCGGTCTGCTGGTGGGCGGCGTGTTGCTGATCCTCGGCGTCGCGCTGGGCTTCACCCATTTCCTCATCGATGCCCAGGTACCGGACCAGGCGGTGGAGTGGGTCACCGGCGCCATCCACTCCCGCTGGGTGTTTCTGCTTGCGGTCAACGTGTTGCTCCTCGTGGTGGGATGCCTGATGGACATTTTCTCCGCCATCGTGGTGGTGGTCCCGCTGCTGGTGCCGCTCGGCACCGCCTTTGGCATCGATCCCGTCCACCTGGGCATCGTCTTCCTGGCCAATCTGGAGCTCGGATATCTGACGCCGCCGGTGGGCATGAACCTGTTCCTGTCCTCCTACCGATTCGGCAAACCCATGCCCGAAGTCATTCGGGCCATCATCCCGATTCTGATCGTTCTGCTGCTGGGCGTGCTCCTCATCACCTATGTGCCCCCGCTCACCACCTGGCTGCCCCGCTGGCTGGGCTGACAGCCACCGCCCACGACCTTCATCGTTCCCAAGGCTCCCTGATTCTGCTAAGATAGCGGGCGTTGGTGTCACCAATTCATGGATAACCATTCCACATTCATATCCAGGAGGATGTATGGCCATCGTATTGGACGGTAAATCCCTGACCATCGATCGGCTGGTCCAGATCGCCCGCCACGGCGAGAAGGTGGCGCTCAGCACCGACGCCCTGGAGCGGATCCGCGCCTGCCGCGGCATGCTGGAGGAAAAGATCCAGGCCCATGAGATCATGTACGGCGTGAACACCGGCATCGGCGAATTTTCCGAGGTGGTGCTCAACGACGAGCAGGTCATGCAGTTCCAGAAGTACTTGATCTACAATCACGCAGCCGGCATCGGCGACCCCGCCCCCATCGAATACGTCCGCGGCGCCATGGCCGGACGCATCAACGTGCACGCCCACGGGAAGTCCGGCTGCCGGCCCGAGATCACCCAGACGTTCGTGGAGATGCTCAACAGGGGCGTCACCCCCGTCGTCTGCCAGAAAGGCTCGGTGGGCGCCTGCGGCGACTTGGCGCCCATGTCCCAGATCGCCCTCCTGCTCATGGGCGAGGGCGAAGCCTGGTACCAGGGCGAGCGGCTGCCCGGCGCCGAGGCCATGCGCCGCGCCGGCATCCCGGTCCCGGGCCTGATGGCGCGCGACGGCCTGGCCGCCATCAACGGCTCCAACTTGATCACCGCGATGAGCGCCATCCAGCTCTACGACATGAACCGGTGGCTCAAGCAGGCCGAGATCGCCTGCGCCATGTCCCTCGAAGCCCTCTATGCCAACCTGAAGCCGTACGACGTGCGCCTGCACCAGGTCCGGGGATTCCCGGGCGCCGTGCGGAGCGCCCAGGCGATCATGAAGTGCATCGAGGGGAGCGACCTGCAGACCGGCAAGCTGAAGATGAAAGTCCAGGACGCCTACTCCATGCGCTCCAGCCCGCAGGTGATCGGCGCCGCCCACGACGCCCTGGCCTTCGCCCGCCAGCAGGTGGAGATCGAGCTCAACGGCGTCGGCGACAATCCCATCTTCTTGCCCGAGCATCGGCTCACCCTGACCGGCGCCAATTTCCAAGGCACCCCGGTGTGCCTGCCCATGGACATGGTGGGCGCTGCCATCACCACGGTCTGCGTGATGTCGGAACGCCGGCTCAACCGCCTGACCAACCCCGCGCTCAGCGTGGGGCTCCCGCCGTTCCTGACCAAGGGCGCCGGCATGTTCTCCGGCATGATGCTCAGCCAGTACACCGCCGACAGCCTCATCGTGGAACAGCGCATCCTGTCGATGCCGGCCAGCACCCAGTCCATCCCGGCCGCCGCTGACCAGGAGGACTTCGTGTCCATGGGCATGAATACGGCGATCAAGAACCACCAGATCTTCGACAACGCCTGCGGCGTGCTGGGCATCGAGTTCATGGCCGCCGCCCAGGGACTGGACTTCCGGACCTTCACGCCGGGCAAGGGCGTCCGGGCGGCGCACGGCGTGGTTCGCAAATACGTCGCCCATCTCGGCGAGGATCGGCCGCTCTATCCCGACCACACCCGGATGAAGGAGCTGGTGCGCTCCTGCGAGATCCTGGATGTGGTGGAGCAGGCCGTCGGCAGTCTCGAATAGCGGATTCTCCCACCGGCCGCCGGGCGGTTTTCCGCCCGGTGGCCGCCGATTCGTCGGCTGGCCACCGCCATGAGACGCACCATTCTTCGAGCGGTTGTGTCGCTCCTGCTGCTGCTGGCGGCCCTGTCCGCCGGCTGTCACCGGCCGGACAACTGGCTTCGACTTGACGGCCGGTCCGAGCTGCGCATCGCCCTCCCCACCGGACCGCTCCATCTGGACCCCCACCTGGACGCGGAAGAGATCAGCAACATCTTCTACCACCACCTGTTCGATCCGCTCGTCTTCCTAGACGAGAACCTGACGTGCCGACCGTGGCTGGCATGTTCCTGGAGCAACCCTAACCCGCGCACATGGCTCTTCAACCTGCGCACCGACGCCGTCTTCCACGACGGGCGCCCCGTCACGGCCGCCGATGTGGCCTACAGCCTGGAGCGCATCCGGCAGCTCGGGCAGTCGCCCAAGCAGACGTTGCTCTCGTCCGTGCGATCCGTCCGGGCGGTGTCTCGCGGCACTGTCGAAATCACGACCCATGAGCCATACGCGCCGCTACTCGGCAAGCTCTCGCAGATCATGGTCGTGCCGGCCGACCGCTATCGCAACCGGCCTCTCCACGACACCAAGCGCAACCCGTTCGGCTCCGGCCCGTATCGGCTGGCCGCCCGCCATGGTGATCGAGAGTATCTCCTTGAGGCGGTGCCGAACCACTGGCATTTCCAGCGGTTGTTCCGTCGCGTGCGCATCCGGGTGGAGCCCGACGACGCGGCCCGAGCCGAGCTGCTGGTGCAGGGCCGGGTGGACCTGATCTCGGCGCCGGCGCCCGGTCAGATCCCGGCCCTGCGGGCCGACGGCCGCTTCACCGCCCCGGTCTCGCCGGGGCTGCGCCTGGTTTATCTGGGGCTCACGTTCCGCGCACAGCTCGCCGACGGCCGGCCCAACCCCTTCCGCGAGGCCGCGGTGCGCCGCGCGGTATCCATGGCATTGGACCGGACTCGGCTGACCACCGGGCCGCTGGAACACATGGGGGAGCCCGCCGTCCAGGTCGTCTCCCGGTCGGTGTTTGGGTATACTCCCGACGCCGCGCATCCCGGCCATGACCCGGAACAGGCCCGCGCGCTCTTGCGCCAAGCCTGGCGTCCCCGGGGGAGCGCCGTCGAACTGCGCTACCCCCGTGCCAAGTACTTCCGCGTGCGTGAGGTGGCCGAGGAGTGCGTTCGGCAGTTGGCGGGCGTCGGCATCTCGGCCACCCCGGTCGGGATCGACAAGCTGTCCTATCTCCAGCCTGTGGAGACATCCCGGTCCGACATGTTTCTGGCGAGCTGGATTCCCCTGACCGGCGACGCTTCCGACATCTTCGAGGCCTGTTTTCATTCCCGCGGCCGGGATCCCAACTTCGGCTGGTACAACATCGTCGGCTACCGCAACCCGGAGCTCGACCGGATGATCGCCGCCAGCACCCGGACGGCTGACCGGCAGCAACGTCTGGAACTGCTGCAGCGGATCCTGATTCGAGCTCAAGCGGATAATATTTGGATTCCCCTGTACTTCCAGAAAGACAGCTACGCCCTCCGGCGGGAGCTGATCTGGCGGCCCCGCCTCGACCGCTACATCCTGGCGTTCGAGGTGGAGGTCCGACCCTGATCGTCGGCCCCGCACACCAAGTCACTTGACGCCCGGCGCGCTTGGTGGCATTGTATCCTTTTATTCATCGCCGCGCCCGACGGGAGGAACCGTGCCGACTCACTCAGGTTTCGACAACGACAGGTATTTGCGCGAACAGACCGCCGCCATCCTGGAGCGGGTGCACCGGTTCAACGACAAGCTGTACCTCGAATTCGGCGGCAAGCTGCTCTTCGACCTCCATGCCGCCCGGGTGCTGCCCGGGTACGATCCCAACGTCAAGATGCGGCTGCTGCACCAGCTTCGCGACCAGGCCGACATCATCCTCTGCATCTTCGCCGGCGACATCGAAAAGCGCAAGGTGCGCGCCGACTTCGGCATCAGCTACGACGCCGACGCCCTCAAGCTCATCGACGACCTGGCCGACTGGGGCATCGAGATCACGGCCGTGGTCATCACCCGCTATGACGACCAGCCGGCCGCCCGGATTTTCAAGAACAAGCTGGAGCGGCGCCAGGTGCGCGTCTACACCCACCGCGCCACCCCCGGCTACCCCACCGACATCGACCGGATCGTGAGCGACGCGGGTTACGGCGCCAACCCCTACATCGAAACCACCAAGCCGCTGGTCGTCGTGACGGGGCCCGGCCCCGGCAGCGGCAAGCTGGCCACCTGCTTGGCCCAGCTTTACCACGACTACCGCCGCGGCCGCTCGGCGGGCTACGCCAAGTTCGAGACGTTTCCCATCTGGAATCTGCCCCTGAAGCATCCGGTCAACGTCGCCTACGAGGCCGCCACCGCCGAACTGCGGGATGTCAACGTCATCGACCCGCACCATCTCGAGATCTATGGCCAGACCACCGTCAACTACAACCGCGACGTCGAGATCTTTCCCGCCCTGAAGCGGATCATGGAGAAGATCACCGGCGCGGCCTCGCCCTACAACTCCCCCACCGACATGGGCGTCAACCGCTGCGGGTTCGGCATCGTCGACGACGCCGCGGTCCAGGCCGCCTCCCGTCAGGAGATCATCCGCCGCTACTTTCGCTATGCCTGCGAGTACATGCTGGGTCTGGTGGACCGCGAGACCGCCCAGCGCGTGGAGCTGCTGATGCGGGACAACGGGCTCACTCCCGAAGACCGGCCGGTGGTGAATCCCGCCCGCGTCGCCGCCCGCGCCGCCGAAGAGGGCGGCAAGGGGCACGACGGCATCTTCTGCGGCGCGGCGGTGGAGCTGCCCGACGGCTTTGTGGTGGACGGGAAGAATTCACCCCTCATGCACGCGGCCTCGAGTCTGGTGCTCAACGCCGTCAAGCGGCTGGCGGGGATCCCGGACCAGATCCACCTGCTCTCCCCCACCATCATCGATTCCATCGCCAGCCTGAAACGGCAGGTGTTCGGGAAGGATGTCAGCCTCGACCTCAACGAGACCCTCAACGCGCTGGCCATCAGCGCCACCACCAATCCAGCCGCACAGGTGGCCATCGACAAGCTGCGCGCCCTGCGGGGATGCGAGGCCCATATCACCCACATCCCCGCTCCCGGCGACGAATCCGGTTTGCGCGATCTCGGCATCAATCTGACCTCCGATCCGCAGTTTTCCAGTCACCGGCTGTTCGTCCGCTGATCCCCGGGACCGTCCACCGATTCACCCAAACACGTCGGTGGTCCGCCTGCACGCCACAGCTCATCCCGCCCACAATCCCTGTTGTCCCTCGCCGGATCCGCTTCGTCCCGTCATCGCACCACTCGGCCCGCGGGAACTGAACTATCCCCGTTTCTCGCGCGTATTGGTTCACAGTAATTCATGACAGCGGGAGAAACGGTCATGCTGAAGAAACTATCCACACGAGTCAAGGTTTACATGTTTCTGGGCTTCTGCGCCATCCTGGTGATCGGCGCAGTCGCTCTGAACAGCACTTCCAAAACCGCCGCAGCCGCTTCGAAGCCGAAAGCCGGCCAGAGCCCGGACGGCGACAAGGAGGCGGTGCCGGTGGAACTGGCCGCGGTCCAGCGGGGCGAGATCTCGTCGATCATCACCGCCAGCACCAACCTGCGCGCCTTGCGCGAGGTCGACGTGGTCAGTCAAACTGCCGGAATCGTTCACCGGTTGTCGGCCGAGGAGGGCGACTACGTCCAGTCGGGCGCCGTGCTCTGTGTGCTGGACGATGCGGAGCTTCAGATCCGGTTTCAGTCCGCCCAGCAGAAACTGGCCCAGGCCAAACTCCAGTCGGAGAAAGCCGGCATCCAGCAGGAGAAAACCGCCGTCCAGATCGCCAACCAGAAGGAAGAGCTGGCCCGCTATCAGGAACTCTACCAGAACCAGTTGGTCAGCGAGCACGAGGTCGCCCTGATCCGCTATCGCCTGAATGAGCTGGAACACGACGCCCGGGTGTCCGCATCCCAGAGCCGGGAGCTGACCCACCGTGTGGCTGAGCTGGAAGCCGAACTGGCCCAGGTGTCCCTCGAAATCGCCCGCTGCCACATCAAGGCGCCGTTCAGCGGCTACATCGTCCAGCGCCAGGTGGAACTGGGTCGAACCGTACGTCCAATGGATGCATTGTTCAAGCTCAGCGCCTTCTCCCCTCTGTACGCCGACGTCTTTCTCTCCGAATCCGAATGCCGGTCGGTCCTGAGCGGGCAGGCGGCCACGATTCGCCTGGGTGCCGACACCAGCGCCCATGCCTCGGGAACGGTGGC
This genomic window contains:
- a CDS encoding efflux RND transporter periplasmic adaptor subunit, whose amino-acid sequence is MLKKLSTRVKVYMFLGFCAILVIGAVALNSTSKTAAAASKPKAGQSPDGDKEAVPVELAAVQRGEISSIITASTNLRALREVDVVSQTAGIVHRLSAEEGDYVQSGAVLCVLDDAELQIRFQSAQQKLAQAKLQSEKAGIQQEKTAVQIANQKEELARYQELYQNQLVSEHEVALIRYRLNELEHDARVSASQSRELTHRVAELEAELAQVSLEIARCHIKAPFSGYIVQRQVELGRTVRPMDALFKLSAFSPLYADVFLSESECRSVLSGQAATIRLGADTSAHASGTVARISPVVDQSSGTVKVTVEQRQPEQGFRPGAFVTVRIETARRADALLIPKRAVLDEDGETYVYTVQNLIAHRTPVRLGTETGGQVEIRQGLQENQQVVVAGQGGLKDGGKIKIVQVKGKNGQNQLARLHS
- a CDS encoding aromatic amino acid lyase, whose product is MAIVLDGKSLTIDRLVQIARHGEKVALSTDALERIRACRGMLEEKIQAHEIMYGVNTGIGEFSEVVLNDEQVMQFQKYLIYNHAAGIGDPAPIEYVRGAMAGRINVHAHGKSGCRPEITQTFVEMLNRGVTPVVCQKGSVGACGDLAPMSQIALLLMGEGEAWYQGERLPGAEAMRRAGIPVPGLMARDGLAAINGSNLITAMSAIQLYDMNRWLKQAEIACAMSLEALYANLKPYDVRLHQVRGFPGAVRSAQAIMKCIEGSDLQTGKLKMKVQDAYSMRSSPQVIGAAHDALAFARQQVEIELNGVGDNPIFLPEHRLTLTGANFQGTPVCLPMDMVGAAITTVCVMSERRLNRLTNPALSVGLPPFLTKGAGMFSGMMLSQYTADSLIVEQRILSMPASTQSIPAAADQEDFVSMGMNTAIKNHQIFDNACGVLGIEFMAAAQGLDFRTFTPGKGVRAAHGVVRKYVAHLGEDRPLYPDHTRMKELVRSCEILDVVEQAVGSLE
- a CDS encoding DUF1846 domain-containing protein — encoded protein: MPTHSGFDNDRYLREQTAAILERVHRFNDKLYLEFGGKLLFDLHAARVLPGYDPNVKMRLLHQLRDQADIILCIFAGDIEKRKVRADFGISYDADALKLIDDLADWGIEITAVVITRYDDQPAARIFKNKLERRQVRVYTHRATPGYPTDIDRIVSDAGYGANPYIETTKPLVVVTGPGPGSGKLATCLAQLYHDYRRGRSAGYAKFETFPIWNLPLKHPVNVAYEAATAELRDVNVIDPHHLEIYGQTTVNYNRDVEIFPALKRIMEKITGAASPYNSPTDMGVNRCGFGIVDDAAVQAASRQEIIRRYFRYACEYMLGLVDRETAQRVELLMRDNGLTPEDRPVVNPARVAARAAEEGGKGHDGIFCGAAVELPDGFVVDGKNSPLMHAASSLVLNAVKRLAGIPDQIHLLSPTIIDSIASLKRQVFGKDVSLDLNETLNALAISATTNPAAQVAIDKLRALRGCEAHITHIPAPGDESGLRDLGINLTSDPQFSSHRLFVR
- a CDS encoding TRAP transporter large permease subunit, which encodes MSVDPPVELPQREPGHARPAWQRALVSGENLLVVLPLAALVVLPLAEIVLRALFRTGISGSSTIVQHMCLFVGMFGGAIAARENRLLSLSTVTTFLSGRAKSTARLISSSVAAAVTLFLCVASFEYIQAMRPLAKVLVYGIPVWVVQLVLPVGFALVVLRLIWHAGSGWRERVIACALAAGLAVLAVGLPFEPELLMVPALVVLGFAILLGAPVFTALGGAALILFWGQGEPTLSIPLKHYGLVTNPTLPSIPLFTLAGYFLAEGGASRRLVRVFQTLVGAFRGGPALVAVLVCAFFTSFTGASGVTILALGGLLMPVLLAAGYRERPALGLLTGAGSLGLLFPPCLPPILYVIVANTSAQANITIQQIFLGGMGPGVLLVILTAWWGMRQGPRIKSGGRLIDWREAGSAVWAAKWELLIPVVALAALFSGYATPVEAAAVTALYAFLCESVIHRDLRIVRDVPRVMTECGLLVGGVLLILGVALGFTHFLIDAQVPDQAVEWVTGAIHSRWVFLLAVNVLLLVVGCLMDIFSAIVVVVPLLVPLGTAFGIDPVHLGIVFLANLELGYLTPPVGMNLFLSSYRFGKPMPEVIRAIIPILIVLLLGVLLITYVPPLTTWLPRWLG